The Nitrospinota bacterium nucleotide sequence GAGAACGGAAAAGCTCTCCGAACGGGCATCGCGCCCGTTATTACCGGCAGGGAGGGCATTTAGAATTGTCCCGGAAAGCGGGAAACCCTGCCCACTACAATAGCAGATTTACTTTAATTCATTATGAGGAAGAATCCACGTTGCCGGTGGCCAAAGCCGAGCATTAACCTTTGCAAGATTCACATTAGGATCAATCAAGAGCTGGGACGGCCTATGATTCAAGGAGACTGGCGCATGGGCCCTTACCTCAACGTTAGGATAACCCTTTTTTTTGAAGAGCTTGGCTAGATGATGACTAAACTGTAATATCATATCCGGGCTTGCGGTCATTTTGCTGTATTGAGGGGTTGTTAAGAGCTTCAAAGACCTTTGAAGAGAAAATACCCAAGTTTTGTAACTATCGGGGTCAGTCACATAGAATGTCACCAGACCTTCTTTGCGATTAAGCTTCATATTCCAAGAGAAAAGGTATCCCTCTCGATTCCAGCTTGAGGTGCCGGGGTAAAGGGCCTGCCTGAATGGCATGAGTAGTTGGAAGGATAGATATAAAACAAGAAAATATGTTGTTAATAAACGAGTTAATGGGGTGATCTCCGGCATGGAGACCTCTTCTTCTTCCGGACGCCATTCCTTTCGTTGAACTCTTGCCAGCAATTGACGAGG carries:
- a CDS encoding HTTM domain-containing protein, with the translated sequence RRTRLLAYIGAVMSHIMNSQLFKIGIFPWMMIPATLIFFPPSWPRQLLARVQRKEWRPEEEEVSMPEITPLTRLLTTYFLVLYLSFQLLMPFRQALYPGTSSWNREGYLFSWNMKLNRKEGLVTFYVTDPDSYKTWVFSLQRSLKLLTTPQYSKMTASPDMILQFSHHLAKLFKKKGYPNVEVRAHAPVSLNHRPSQLLIDPNVNLAKVNARLWPPATWILPHNELK